From the genome of Candidatus Hydrogenedentota bacterium, one region includes:
- a CDS encoding endonuclease/exonuclease/phosphatase family protein yields the protein MKHTTLPEKNEERLSGYDPVRSLWLGMILLFFFQLFVVWMESIYRISLTALAPGMELLGLLLFLVALPLLWLPPQSTPRLFRAAVLLFLLCRFCAPLLGTMGGILFGGVGVSLFLVLLACLLSRPYARLSPDFGKALGVAVLLSVVLRSWGLSLDISMDGMALSLGAVLTGMALLLSWHDLNAPLQEQEAVEDADMGSGAAFVPMCSFFAALGIAFLFLSSPLAVNGWHGYSRPFFTGTLFSGAVVVPIVLFMLVGQRIPNPGRYSLPVGNFIFTTLLVVALYAGRPPFPETALSVPIVLSSGVLPGKSGVWMALLMSPVILLNLRKSGAYFSVRPFAHPRCAVAPLIVAALFLVSISILLILTNVWGYVPGGQVLRNQFYLPFFILGVFLMIFGFVKAPDKAALPRRGTRLMGSLSLILLLLWLASLWHTQRPVMEASRGDTLRVVSYNMQQGSNTAGVRDYLGQRSLLRCLNADVIALQECDTARVSGALVDAVYYFSQSLGYHAFYGPGSISGTFGTALLSRYPLENPRVLFSFSNPDEVGTAAAEIELSGQPIAVFSNHPAGDAEIKNAHLDSLVKEASRYQYAIAMGDFNFTERDPFYGQLMDFFSQVAARSGSNPLWMKRGIAIDDAIDHIFLSAPFTVLENDYVLPPQSRSDHPLHWAQLQLKGSEAP from the coding sequence ATGAAGCATACGACATTGCCGGAAAAAAATGAAGAAAGATTGTCCGGCTATGATCCTGTCCGCAGCCTGTGGTTGGGCATGATCCTACTTTTCTTTTTCCAGCTTTTCGTCGTGTGGATGGAAAGTATCTACAGGATTAGTTTGACCGCCTTGGCGCCGGGTATGGAGCTGCTGGGATTATTGCTCTTTTTGGTTGCGCTGCCCCTGCTATGGCTTCCGCCGCAGTCTACGCCCCGATTATTTCGTGCCGCCGTGCTATTGTTCCTCCTGTGCCGCTTCTGCGCGCCCTTGTTGGGCACTATGGGCGGTATTCTTTTCGGCGGTGTTGGGGTGTCTCTTTTTTTGGTGTTGCTGGCGTGTTTGCTGAGCCGCCCTTATGCGCGCTTATCCCCCGATTTTGGAAAGGCCTTGGGCGTTGCAGTGCTTCTGTCTGTAGTGTTGCGTTCGTGGGGATTGTCGCTTGATATTTCTATGGACGGCATGGCGCTGTCCTTGGGCGCCGTGTTAACCGGCATGGCGCTGCTCCTTTCGTGGCATGATCTGAACGCGCCTTTGCAAGAACAAGAAGCGGTGGAAGATGCAGACATGGGATCCGGCGCAGCATTTGTGCCGATGTGTTCTTTCTTCGCCGCCCTTGGCATTGCCTTCCTTTTTCTTTCTTCGCCCTTGGCTGTAAATGGCTGGCATGGATACAGCCGTCCTTTTTTTACGGGCACGCTTTTCTCCGGAGCTGTAGTTGTTCCGATTGTCCTGTTTATGCTCGTAGGACAAAGGATCCCGAACCCCGGCCGTTATAGCTTGCCTGTAGGCAATTTTATTTTTACGACCCTTTTGGTGGTTGCCCTTTATGCGGGTCGGCCGCCCTTTCCTGAAACAGCCCTTTCCGTGCCCATCGTTTTGAGCAGCGGCGTTTTACCCGGTAAAAGCGGTGTGTGGATGGCACTGCTCATGTCGCCTGTGATCCTATTGAATCTGCGTAAGAGCGGCGCTTACTTTTCAGTTCGTCCTTTCGCACATCCCCGCTGCGCTGTAGCGCCTTTGATCGTGGCCGCGTTGTTCTTGGTGTCCATTTCTATTTTGTTGATCCTCACCAATGTGTGGGGCTATGTTCCGGGCGGACAGGTGCTGAGAAATCAATTCTATCTGCCTTTTTTTATTTTAGGTGTTTTCTTGATGATCTTTGGCTTTGTCAAGGCTCCGGATAAGGCGGCGCTTCCTCGTCGTGGAACACGCCTTATGGGGAGCCTGTCCCTTATCCTTTTGCTGTTGTGGCTGGCTTCGTTGTGGCACACGCAGAGGCCGGTCATGGAAGCTTCAAGAGGGGACACACTCCGCGTTGTTTCCTACAATATGCAACAAGGTTCCAACACTGCCGGCGTTCGGGATTACCTGGGGCAACGCTCACTCTTGCGCTGCCTTAATGCTGATGTTATTGCTTTACAGGAATGTGATACTGCTCGTGTTTCGGGCGCCTTGGTAGATGCTGTATACTATTTTTCGCAATCCTTGGGCTATCACGCCTTTTACGGGCCCGGCAGCATTTCCGGTACTTTTGGGACAGCGCTGCTGTCTCGATATCCCTTAGAGAATCCGCGTGTTCTCTTTTCTTTCAGCAATCCTGATGAGGTGGGTACGGCGGCGGCGGAAATAGAACTGTCAGGTCAGCCGATTGCCGTCTTTTCCAATCATCCTGCCGGCGATGCGGAAATTAAAAATGCCCATCTGGACTCCCTTGTGAAAGAAGCTTCTCGTTATCAATATGCCATTGCCATGGGCGATTTTAATTTCACGGAGCGCGATCCCTTCTATGGGCAATTGATGGATTTTTTTTCGCAGGTTGCCGCCCGCTCCGGTTCAAATCCTTTGTGGATGAAGCGCGGCATTGCTATCGATGACGCGATTGACCACATCTTTCTCAGTGCTCCGTTCACGGTGCTGGAAAACGATTATGTATTGCCTCCCCAGTCTCGAAGCGATCATCCCCTTCACTGGGCACAGCTGCAACTGAAGGGATCTGAAGCGCCTTGA